The sequence below is a genomic window from Salinispira pacifica.
AACATGCCCGCAGGGGACAACGGAAAACTCTTCGGTGCCGTTACCTCCCAGATGATTGTGGACGAACTTGCCAGGCAGGAAATGGAAGTGGAGCGGAAGAAAGTTGAAATTCCCGGACACACATTGAAATCCCTGGGTAATTACAAGCTGAAAATCAAGCTGTACGGTGATCAGGAAGCGGAGCTGGGTGTGGATATCCAGAAAGAAGGCGGAAAAGCCGATGCGACAACCGCACCTGCGGCAAAAGCAGAAAAGCCCGCAGCTGCACCTGCCGCGGAAGCAGAGCAAAGCGCCCCTGCCGAGAGCCGGGAACCTGCAGCCGAACCGGAAGACTCTGCCGGAGACAGCGAAGAGTAATTTCTGACAATCATTTTCTTGTGAAGAATAGAATGCCGTCGACAGGATCTGTCGACGGCATTATTATATGTATACCGTCACATGACACATAACCTCCGCCGGAGATTCCCTCCTGCATCACATAACACACCGGGAGCAGTACGTGAGCGACATTCAGAAGCATGGAGGAAGAGTTCCTCCCCACAGTATCGAAGCTGAGCAAGCCTGTCTGGGTGCAATATTACTGGATCCTGAACAGACCCTTGATCAGGTAGTTCTCCAGCTGCGCCCCAGTGATTTTTACCGGAATGCGCATCAGAAAATCTACACTGCAATCAAGGATCTTGCGGCCCGAAACGAACCCATCGATCTTATCACCCTGAACGATGAGCTGCAGGCCCAGAAAATGCTGGATCAGGTCGGCGGGGTATCATATATATCCGGGCTGACCGATGTGGTCCCTACAAGCGCAAATGTGGGGTACTATGCCGGAATAGTAAAGGAAAACAGCCTCCGGCGGACGCTTCTTCGTATCTCAGCGGAAATAAGCGGGGAAGCCTACGATGAAAGTCAGGAGATCAGTCAGGTCATCGATGATGCCGAGCGGAAAATATTTGATATCACCGACGGACAGGTATCCGAAGGCTATAAAAAAGCCCGGGATATTGTGAATCTGGCGGTGGAGACCATTGAAAGTTACTATAATAATGCGGGGAATTACACCGGGATCGCAACCGGGTTCACCGTTCTGGACGATATGACCGACGGATTCCAGAATTCCGAGTTTATTATTGTGGGAGCCCGGCCATCCATCGGGAAAACCGCTCTTGCACTCTCCATGACCCGAAATATCTGCCTGAGACACCGCATCCCCACCGGGTTTTTCAGTCTTGAGATGGCGAACATGCAGCTGATGCAGCGTATCATTTCCATGGAGTCCCGCATTCCCGGGGGAAATTTACGGAAGGGCCTGCTCAAGGCCAGCGATTTTCATTCAATTATGGATGTCGCCAGCGTTATTTACGACGCACCTCTCTACATCGGAGACACGCCCAACATGCGTCTTCTGGATCTCAAGGCACAGGCCAGGAGGATGAAATCCCAGCATGATGTGAAGATCATTTTTATTGACTATCTTTCCATCATCACTCCGGAAAACAATGTCATGGACAGGCATCTGCAGGTTGCTGAAATCAGCCGCAGCCTCAAGGCGCTGGCTCGTGAACTGGAAATACCCATTGTTGCCCTGAGTCAGGTAAGCCGTGACAGTGAAGGGAAGGCGCCGCATCTTGCCAGCATCCGGGAATCCGGTGCCATCGAGCAGGATGCGGATGTGGTGATATTTCTTCACCGGGACCGCTCCCACGACAAGGAGCTAGCGGAAAATATGCAGGGAATCGAGACTCAACTCATACTGGCCAAGAACCGTAACGGTCCGGTGGGTACAGTTGATATTAACTTCCTGCCGAGTTATGCTGAATATGTATCACTTGACCGCCAGTCGTGAAGCGGTAGGAGGGAGGGAGCGATGGGCTTAGAAGCCAAGTATAATTTTGAAGATCTATATAATGAAGCTGAAGAACTTGTCTTTCAGGAACTGGAACGGCAGCTGGAACTTGCCGGTGAGGACGTTCCCAAAGATCAGGATTCGGTTGTGGATATGGCCGCGTATGCTCTGAACCTGGTTAAACCCATGTACCGGGCCAATCTCCTAGGCAGGGTGTACGCTCCTGCGTTATCCCAGGAACACAAAGATGAAATCGCCAGTGCGGTGAATCAGGCCGTGGCAAAAATCAGTGAGAACCCGCCGGACTGATACTGATAGCCGGCGCTCTG
It includes:
- the rplI gene encoding 50S ribosomal protein L9, which produces MKVILNTDIANLGEEGDIINVSPGYARNFLLPKGMVSMYNKANLAVLESRMKAIEKRKEEKRKNALSLKERINGTTLTFNMPAGDNGKLFGAVTSQMIVDELARQEMEVERKKVEIPGHTLKSLGNYKLKIKLYGDQEAELGVDIQKEGGKADATTAPAAKAEKPAAAPAAEAEQSAPAESREPAAEPEDSAGDSEE
- a CDS encoding late competence development ComFB family protein, which produces MGLEAKYNFEDLYNEAEELVFQELERQLELAGEDVPKDQDSVVDMAAYALNLVKPMYRANLLGRVYAPALSQEHKDEIASAVNQAVAKISENPPD
- the dnaB gene encoding replicative DNA helicase; the protein is MSDIQKHGGRVPPHSIEAEQACLGAILLDPEQTLDQVVLQLRPSDFYRNAHQKIYTAIKDLAARNEPIDLITLNDELQAQKMLDQVGGVSYISGLTDVVPTSANVGYYAGIVKENSLRRTLLRISAEISGEAYDESQEISQVIDDAERKIFDITDGQVSEGYKKARDIVNLAVETIESYYNNAGNYTGIATGFTVLDDMTDGFQNSEFIIVGARPSIGKTALALSMTRNICLRHRIPTGFFSLEMANMQLMQRIISMESRIPGGNLRKGLLKASDFHSIMDVASVIYDAPLYIGDTPNMRLLDLKAQARRMKSQHDVKIIFIDYLSIITPENNVMDRHLQVAEISRSLKALARELEIPIVALSQVSRDSEGKAPHLASIRESGAIEQDADVVIFLHRDRSHDKELAENMQGIETQLILAKNRNGPVGTVDINFLPSYAEYVSLDRQS